The genomic interval TGACGCTGTCGCCAGCCGTGGTCGCAGCCTCGGCTGCCGCTGCCGTTGCTGCGGAAAAAGTGGCAGCGCCAGCCGCCGAGCCAGCACTCGAGCCTGAGCCGTACGCAGACCCTCACGCCGCGCTGTTGGCCGAAGTGGATCAATGCCTGGCCGAGGGCCGCCTGAATCGCGCCACCGAACTGCTGGAGCCCACTGTGGACGCCGCGCCGGAGCGTGACGACCTGCGCTTGAAACTGATGGATGTGTACGCCCGCCAGGGTGATCAGAGCGCGTTCGCCGAACAGGAGCGCAAGCTGCCGGCCAGCGAGCACAACACTGCCCAGGTTGCCGGGCTGAAAGAACGTTACCCGGCCATGCTCGGCCTGGCCGCCGCCGGCCTGGGTGCGGCGGCGCTGGCTGCCGAGATGGATCAGCAGTATGTGCAGGAGCTGCTGCACGACGAGCCTGAGGCGCCGGTGGTTGCTGATGTCGTGCCTGGCGAGGTGCCTGAGTTCGAGCAACAGGTAGAGGCTGAGCCAGAGGTTGTGGCGCAAGCAGAGCCTGAAGCCGAACTGGATGCCTTCGAAGAACTGCCGACCCTCGATGCACCGGGCCTGGATGAGCAGGACCTGGACAGCGCCTTCGACCTGAGTCTGGGTGAAGACCTGCCGGAAGAAGACCCACTGGCAGCGCCGTTGCTGAACGAGCCGGCGGCACAGGAACCTGTACCCGACGAGCTGGTCATTGCCGAGCCTGTGCTGGATGAGCCAGCGCTGGAAACGATTCAGCCAGAAGAGCAGCCGTTTGCCGTGGATGCCGAACTGCAAGCCGACGCCGACGCCGATTTCGAGGCCATGCTGGCCCAGGCAGAGCCACAGCCTGCTGCGGACCTGTCCGATTTCGACCTCGATGTCACTGAGCCGGTTGCCCCGGCCGCCCCGCAAGCCGTGGAGGAGGCCCCGGTGGACATCGCCGCCGAGCTGGCTGCCTTCGACAGCGTGCCGGAGTTTGACCCGGTCTCCGAGTTCGACATGCCGTCGGATTTCGACTTGTCGCTGTCGCTGGAAGACGATTCGCCTGCCGCCAAGCGCTTTGCCTCGGAGCTGGACGACGTCAACGCCGAACTGGACAAGCTGTCGCAAAGCCTCGAATCGCCATCGCTGGAGCCACACTTCACCAGCGACGATGCGATTGCGCAGCCTGAACCCGAGCCATTGGACGACCTGGACTTCGACTTCTTTTCCGGCAGTGACGAAGTGGCCACCAAGCTCGACCTTGCCCGCGCCTACATCGACATGGGCGACAATCAGGGGGCCCGCGACATCCTTGATGAAGTGGTCAAGGACGGCGACGACAGCCAGCGCCAGGAAGCCGAGGACATGCTGTCTCGCCTGGTCTGATGCTCGCGCCTGTGGGAGCGGCCTTGTGTCGCGATAGGGCCGCATAGCGGCCCCAGAATTTCAGCCACTCAGCTAGCATCGCCGGGGCCGCTCTGCGGCCCTATCGCGGCACAAGGCCGCTCCCACAGCCCTACAAGGCTGCCGTTGTCGTTATAATCCCCGCCATTTCGTACACCCCACAGGTTTCATGCGCTTGGACATCATCGACACCGCTACCGCCGAATCCGCAGCCGAAGGCTACTCCCGTATCGCCCTGGGCGTGGAATACAAGGGCGCCCGCTACCGCGGCTGGCAGCGCCAGGCCAGCGGAGTACCCAGCGTCCAGCAAGCGCTGGAACAAGCATTGTCCAAGGTGGCCAACGAACCGGTTTCGGTGATCTGTGCCGGGCGAACCGATGCCGGTGTGCATGGCTGTGGCCAGGTCGTGCACTTCGATACCCGTGCCGTACGCGACGAGCGCGCCTGGACCCTGGGCACCAATTTCAACCTGCCGCACGACATCAGCGTGGTCTGGTCGCGGCCGATGCCGGCCGACTTCCATGCCCGCTTCAAGGCATGTGCCCGGCGCTACCGCTATGTCATCTACAACGACCCGATCCGCCCGGCGCACCTGGCCGAGGAAGTGACCTGGAACCACCGCCCGCTGGATGTCGAACGCATGGCCGAAGCCGCGCAGTTCCTGCTTGGCACCCACGACTTCAGCGCCTTCCGCGCCAGCCAGTGCCAGGCCAAGTCGCCGATCAAGCATATCTACCACCTGCGCGTTACCCGCCATGGCCAGATGATCGTGCTGGACGTGCGCGCCACGGCTTTCCTGCACCACATGGTGCGTAATATTGTCGGTGTGCTGACGGCCATTGGCGCCGGCGAGCGCCCGGTCACCTGGGCGCGTGAAGTGCTGGAAGGGCGCAACCGCCGTGAAGGCGGGGTCACGGCCCATCCGTTCGGGCTTTACCTGGTCCAGGTGGAGTACCCCGAGGCGTATGCGCTGCCCCAGCGTTACATCGGCCCACACTTTTTGACGGGCTACGAGGCGTTGGCCGACTGACGGGCGAATAGCCATTTGCTAACATCCGGCCTTTCACCGTAACAATCAGGGTTCGCTGTCCATGAGCAATGTTCGCAGCAAGATCTGCGGGATTACCCGTATCGAAGACGCGCTGGCTGCTGCCGAGGCGGGTGCCGATGCCATCGGTTTTGTCTTCTATGCCAAGAGCCCGCGGGCCGTGGACGTGCGCCAGGCGCGGGCGATCATTGCCGAGTTGCCGCCGTTCGTGACCACGGTCGGTCTGTTCGTCAACGCCTCGCGTTGCGAGCTGAACGAGATCCTCGAAGTGGTTGCGCTGGACCTGCTACAGTTCCACGGCGACGAGACCCCGCAAGACTGCGAAGGCTATCACCGCCCCTGGATCAAGGCCCTGCGGGTGCGCCCGGGCGACGACCTGGAGGCGGCCTGCCAGCTTTATGCGGGGGCTCGCGGCATACTGCTGGACACCTACGTGGCAGGCGTACCCGGGGGAACCGGTGAAGCGTTCGACTGGTCACTGGTGCCGGCACATCTGAGCAAGCCCATCATCTTGGCGGGCGGGCTGTCGGCCGACAACGTTGGCCAGGCCATTGCCCAGGTACGGCCTTACGCGGTGGATGTCAGTGGTGGCGTCGAACAGGCCAAGGGCATCAAGGACGCGGCGAAAATCGAGGCCTTCATGCAGGCGGTGAAACAGGCGTGATGGCAGATGTGACGGCTGGCTGCGCGCCATCGTCCATAGCTTTCGCAGCCCTGCGGGGCAGCCGCCGCTGGCGGCGGAACAACACATTAGCGGTGGAGTGGCACGCTGGCAGCCCCGGTGGCCGGTCTACCATTGTTTCATAAAAGATTTTGAGCTCAAGGGCAGGGCAGGGCGGTGACACCGCCCCCCGCCTGCCGATACTGGAGAAATAAAGCATGAGCAACTGGTTAGTCGACAAACTGATCCCTTCGATCATGCGTTCCGAGGTGAAGAAGAGCTCGGTGCCTGAGGGCCTGTGGCACAAGTGCCCAGCCTGTGAGGCCGTGCTGTATCGTCCGGAGCTGGAAAAAACCCTGGATGTCTGCCCCAAGTGCAACCACCACATGCGCATCGGCGCACGTGCGCGCATCGATATCTTCCTGGATGCCGAAGGCCGTGCCGAACTGGGGGCCGACCTGGAGCCGGTCGACCGCCTGAAGTTCCGTGACGGCAAGAAGTACAAGGATCGCCTGGCCGGCGCCCAGAAGCAGACTGGCGAAAAAGACGCGCTCATCTCCATGAGCGGCACCCTGATGGGCATGCCGATCGTGGTCAGCGCTTTTGAGTTCTCGTTCATGGGCGGCTCCATGGGTGCCATTGTCGGCGAACGCTTCGTACGCGCGGCCAACTACGCCCTGGAACACCGTTGCCCAATGGTCTGCTTCTCTGCTTCGGGCGGTGCGCGCATGCAGGAAGCGCTGATCTCGCTGATGCAGATGGCCAAGACCTCGGCGGTGCTGGCGCGCCTGCGCGAAGAGGGCATCCCGTTCATCTCGGTGCTGACCGACCCGGTGTACGGCGGCGTTTCTGCCAGCCTGGCGATGCTCGGCGACGTTATCGTCGGTGAGCCTAAGGCCCTGATTGGCTTCGCCGGCCCACGCGTGATCGAGCAGACCGTACGCGAGAAGCTGCCAGAAGGCTTCCAGCGCAGCGAGTTCCTGCTGGAGCACGGTGCTATCGACCTGATCATCTCCCGTGGTGAACTACGCCCGCGTCTGGCCCGCCTGCTGGCACAGATGACCGGCCAGGAAACCCCGGAGCAAGCGCGTGAGGCGGCTGCTGTCGCGTGATGAAACAACGAACCCTGGGCGAATGGCTCGCCTACCTCGAGCAGTTGCATCCCTCGGCCATTGACATGGGCCTTGAGCGGTCGCAGAAGGTGCTTGCCCGGCTGGCGCTGGGCAAGCTGGCGCCACGTGTGGTGACGGTAACCGGCACCAATGGCAAGGGCTCGACCTGCGCATTCGTGGCCTCGCTGCTGCGTGCCCAGGGGCTCAAGGTCGGCGTCTACAGCTCGCCGCACCTGTTGCGCTACAACGAGCGGGTAGTGATCGATGGCCAAGAGGCCAGCGATGAGCGCCTGTGCGAAGCCTTTGCCGCCGTCGAGGCGGCGCGGGGCGATATTTCCCTGACCTACTTCGAAATGGGCACGCTGGCCGCGTTCTGGTTGTTCTACCAGTCGCAGCTGGATGCCGTAGTGCTGGAAGTGGGGCTTGGTGGCCGCCTGGACACCGTGAACGTGGTGGATGCCGACCTGGCGCTGGTGACCAGCATCGGCGTCGACCATGTCGATTACCTGGGCAATACCCGCGAGCAGGTAGCCTTCGAGAAAGCCGGGATCTTCCGCCCGGGCAAGCCGGCCCTGTGCGGCGACCTCGATCCGCCACAACCGTTGCTGGACAAGGCCGCCGAGCTGGCTGCGCCGCTGTTCCTGCGTGGTCGGGACTTTGATCTGGCCAGCACCGTGGGCGGCTGGAGCTGGCGCGGTACTGCGGCAGACGGCGCGCAAGTTGCGCTTTGTGACCTGCCACTGCTCGACCTGCCCATGGAAAACGCCACGCTGGCCCTGCAGGCGTACCTGCTGATGGGGCTGCCGTGGGATGCCGCGCAGGTGCGCCAGGCGCTGCTGGCTACCCGCATTACAGGCCGCCTCGATCGTCGCCAGGTGAACTGGCAGGGCAAGCGGGTGGAGCTGTTGCTGGATGTGGGGCATAACCCTCATGCAGCGGAGTACCTGGCCCGGCGCCTGACGGCCCGGCCGCCCAAGGGCCGTCGCCTGGTGGTGTTCGGGCTGCTCGCCGACAAGGACCTGGAAGGCGTGGTCGCGCCGCTGCAGGGCCTGGTCGACGACTGGGCCGTGGCGCCGCTGGATACCCCGCGCAGCCGCCCGGCTGCCGAGCTGGCCACAGCCTTGACGAACCTCGGCGCCGCGGTGAAGTCTTATGCCAGCGTCGACGCCGCCCTTGAAGGGCAATGTGCGCAGGCGACGGCGGATGATCAGGTCCTGCTGTTCGGTTCGTTTTTCTGTGTTGCCCAGGCGCTGGAGTGGCTGGAGCGGCACGCCC from Pseudomonas fortuita carries:
- a CDS encoding FimV/HubP family polar landmark protein: MLRIRKLVLAMAAASALSSGMANALGLGELTLKSAQNQPLDAEIELLDVRDLKAAEVAPSLAPPEEFSKAGVAFPTYLEDLTFTPVINPNGKSVLRVTSSQPLPGPVVKFLVQVMWPQGRLLRDYSVLLDQAKAQGDKPAAGNVTPATTGASNYTTQRRDTLWQIAARNTQGGSIQQTMIAIQALNPDAFIGNNINQLKVGQVLRLPDQQQVQNIAQGEANREVAEQYAAWREGRRLGPRARQLDATRRGAAEAAPARIAQGDNLRLVTPGSQAGAGQAKALNDKLAVAQESLDTSRRDNDELKSRMADLQSQLDKLQRLIELKNNQLARLEGQGAAAPAVAAAASAQPAAAAQPAVKPAPAAVDTAPKPVPAANPASASQSGSALDQILGNPWLLWLIAGSSILVLALLLWLLARKRKAQQEAEKHLRMARALEEEQGTGFDNDTESLDGVEVAEPSVTLSPAVVAASAAAAVAAEKVAAPAAEPALEPEPYADPHAALLAEVDQCLAEGRLNRATELLEPTVDAAPERDDLRLKLMDVYARQGDQSAFAEQERKLPASEHNTAQVAGLKERYPAMLGLAAAGLGAAALAAEMDQQYVQELLHDEPEAPVVADVVPGEVPEFEQQVEAEPEVVAQAEPEAELDAFEELPTLDAPGLDEQDLDSAFDLSLGEDLPEEDPLAAPLLNEPAAQEPVPDELVIAEPVLDEPALETIQPEEQPFAVDAELQADADADFEAMLAQAEPQPAADLSDFDLDVTEPVAPAAPQAVEEAPVDIAAELAAFDSVPEFDPVSEFDMPSDFDLSLSLEDDSPAAKRFASELDDVNAELDKLSQSLESPSLEPHFTSDDAIAQPEPEPLDDLDFDFFSGSDEVATKLDLARAYIDMGDNQGARDILDEVVKDGDDSQRQEAEDMLSRLV
- the truA gene encoding tRNA pseudouridine(38-40) synthase TruA — protein: MRLDIIDTATAESAAEGYSRIALGVEYKGARYRGWQRQASGVPSVQQALEQALSKVANEPVSVICAGRTDAGVHGCGQVVHFDTRAVRDERAWTLGTNFNLPHDISVVWSRPMPADFHARFKACARRYRYVIYNDPIRPAHLAEEVTWNHRPLDVERMAEAAQFLLGTHDFSAFRASQCQAKSPIKHIYHLRVTRHGQMIVLDVRATAFLHHMVRNIVGVLTAIGAGERPVTWAREVLEGRNRREGGVTAHPFGLYLVQVEYPEAYALPQRYIGPHFLTGYEALAD
- a CDS encoding phosphoribosylanthranilate isomerase; this encodes MSNVRSKICGITRIEDALAAAEAGADAIGFVFYAKSPRAVDVRQARAIIAELPPFVTTVGLFVNASRCELNEILEVVALDLLQFHGDETPQDCEGYHRPWIKALRVRPGDDLEAACQLYAGARGILLDTYVAGVPGGTGEAFDWSLVPAHLSKPIILAGGLSADNVGQAIAQVRPYAVDVSGGVEQAKGIKDAAKIEAFMQAVKQA
- the accD gene encoding acetyl-CoA carboxylase, carboxyltransferase subunit beta; this encodes MSNWLVDKLIPSIMRSEVKKSSVPEGLWHKCPACEAVLYRPELEKTLDVCPKCNHHMRIGARARIDIFLDAEGRAELGADLEPVDRLKFRDGKKYKDRLAGAQKQTGEKDALISMSGTLMGMPIVVSAFEFSFMGGSMGAIVGERFVRAANYALEHRCPMVCFSASGGARMQEALISLMQMAKTSAVLARLREEGIPFISVLTDPVYGGVSASLAMLGDVIVGEPKALIGFAGPRVIEQTVREKLPEGFQRSEFLLEHGAIDLIISRGELRPRLARLLAQMTGQETPEQAREAAAVA
- the folC gene encoding bifunctional tetrahydrofolate synthase/dihydrofolate synthase, whose translation is MKQRTLGEWLAYLEQLHPSAIDMGLERSQKVLARLALGKLAPRVVTVTGTNGKGSTCAFVASLLRAQGLKVGVYSSPHLLRYNERVVIDGQEASDERLCEAFAAVEAARGDISLTYFEMGTLAAFWLFYQSQLDAVVLEVGLGGRLDTVNVVDADLALVTSIGVDHVDYLGNTREQVAFEKAGIFRPGKPALCGDLDPPQPLLDKAAELAAPLFLRGRDFDLASTVGGWSWRGTAADGAQVALCDLPLLDLPMENATLALQAYLLMGLPWDAAQVRQALLATRITGRLDRRQVNWQGKRVELLLDVGHNPHAAEYLARRLTARPPKGRRLVVFGLLADKDLEGVVAPLQGLVDDWAVAPLDTPRSRPAAELATALTNLGAAVKSYASVDAALEGQCAQATADDQVLLFGSFFCVAQALEWLERHAQEGGVDGSAG